The window AAATTGGCTAAGCGAGCCTCATTCGCTTAACGAGACTGTCAGCTCGCTTAGTGGATGCAAAACCCTAAAAGAGAATAAGTCAAAGAGTAGCACGCTTAGCGCGCAGCCAGCCCACCCAGTGAGGAtgttgtctcttctcgcgcATAGCGCACCTACACTAcaggaaataatattttttaagtcgGTTAAATTAGACATTTTACAACGATTTTAAACCATCGTAAAAAGTGGTGTCGTAAAATGGCGAAAAAATATAACGACGGTTCtgataaccgtcttagtatacGTGACTTTCTTAGACGGTTATTTCAATAATCGTCTTAATATGTCTTCccaataaccgtcttagtatctCGTTTGTTTAGATGAGAATCTAAGACAATTATTAGcataaccatcttagaaggtTAGAGATACTAAGACAGTTGTAGAACAACCGTCTTAATATGTCTTTGGTGTAGTTGTCTTTCTACGACGGTTATATTGATAATCGTCTTAATATGTATcctattctaagacgattagtCCCATAACTGTCGTAGATTCCTAAGTACACTAACGACATACTAAGACGATTTATGTCCAAGTTTCTAAAACGGTTATGTGAATAACcatcttaaaatttgtttttttttgtgctcttttattttttttgttgctttatGGTATCTTTAACTAAGACACTATACATTGATTTGAACCAAAACTATCATCATCATTttcaacaattataaaattatttaattacataatacaagaatttacataataaatgaaAGTCTACCATTTACAATAGATTTTGCAAAATTTTACAGGACCACATGATTTATTTTGCACCATATTTAAATATACACACCAAGAAAAAGGTCTTGTTAAGATGGCAATGCCCTTAGAACCATGTAAATCAGAGATAGAAAATTGAAACTAGAAGCAGTTCAATTTTCTCCTTCaagtaattaacataatttaataaataataaattttgtttcccATTCCCAAGATCCTTATAATTCAACCATACATGAATagtgtaatttaattaaaatcatgtGAAAAATTAACAGCTATaagaagttaaataaataatttaaccatAAATAAGTCCATACCTTATCACGGAATTCCAACCGGATGTGAGGAATGTTTGTTCTCTGAATGTCATTTTCGCGTGACCCACTCTTGAAGTACTCCTTACCAATCCAATGTGACTAAAACAAGAAACAGATTAGTTTTAAAACACTATGATTTAGTAACAGGTATGTATGTTTCATGTAATAACCTAATTTGGATTCACACTATCATTTCACTTTCATcatgaaagaaaaatgttaggATTCAGCCAATCAATTGTAAGGTATGAGACTTGAGTCCCTCAAATGATTCTAATGTGGGATTTAAAAGGTCTTGGCCACTCCGGCTACAACGATTAGTTTTTGAGGTGTGGGTCTTCCAAGGTATCAATGGCATAACTCTATCAAAGCTTTCCACTGTTTCTCACCTAAAACAGGTGGTGATGCTAACATTCCAATGTTTGCCAAGGACAAGTCAATGGCTAGTTCATAGTCATCCCACAAAGTTCCATGGTTGCAGAGCGTGGTGGTAGGATGTTAGAATTCAATTACAAGGTGTGGGATTCTACGTGGGGTTTACACGGCCTTGGGCTCTCCAACTATAAGAAGTAGCTTTTGTGGTGTGATTCTCCGAGAAGTCCAGTTTACCCACTCCAACTTCAAACACATGAATCTCTCAGCTTTCTGAAGAATGCACAATAATCCttgacacatttttttaagtttctggACCAAAGTGCTCTAGATTTAAGCATAGAGAATATGTTGGAgaagtataaattaaattattttgaagaagaaattAGATCAACAAATGGTGACATGCTTTTAGCACCGCAATTTCCATTGATGTTTGACAGACAACTCTACAGAAGGATAAATACAATGTTAAGATATCTTGTAATTTTAAGCTTGAAGACCAAGTGGTATTGAACCTAAGTCAAAGGGCACAAATTGGAGTCTTCTCTATTAAAAAATAGAGCTATTTGTAGTCAACATATTCACAGCTAATATGCTGTATTGCTGTTCAGTGCCCCATATTCTATCgtagatttaaataaaaatttataacaggctgtagaattttattttattttcaccaaAATAACTATAATCAACTCGaactaaaaaatactaaaagataaTGGAGTGTAGTACATTAAGATAATCGTATTAAATGTTGATATTGCATATTGGGTCATGGTGATCTATGGTCTATCACAACTCTGGGTGCCCTTGGATACATGTCaggataagaatttaaaaaattgcattGAATGGTAGAGGATTTCATTCACAAGAGAATCAGGACAAGAAATGTACCTTTAAAGCATGTGAGAAACCTGATTGATAAACTGAATTATGGGCAATCTCACATAAATTACATGAGCTCAACTTCCACACCTGTAAAGTAAGAATTATGTCCTGGCTGTGAGCATTGCTTGTTCATATGCCACGCACAGATTGAgggggggagagagagagacagagagctCACAGAAGCAGCTATGCTATATTCTTCAACCAATGGTTCCTTTGTTAAGTGAATTTGGAGAGGATCATCAGTAGAAAGTGACACATTCAGACCCCGTAAGAAGAACATTGGAAAAGGATTCCGATGGTAGTCTAAGAATAGGGAGTTATTGCTCAAAGGAGACATAGTATGTTGTATAATAAAACAGTGATCATAGTATGTCATAAGAAGAACCGGTGAATAATAGAAtaacagtaaaaataaaataaagttctcATGACATTGGTGCGACAATTGTGTAGGATGTATTTTTTTTCGTAAGGATAAAAAATTACGTTTTAAAATTAGATAGacgaaaaaataatatgaaattttctAGAGGAATTAAATTTGAACATTAATCATTTTAGAAAAGTCTAAAACATACTGTAcccaactttatatatatatatatatatatatatatatatatatatatatatatatatatatatatatatatatatatatatatatagtgaagTGTAATATTTGAGTAAGTTTGCATAATGTCATTTAGATAAATCTTAAGGTAGTGAAATGcaatttactcttttgtttaattttatttctatttctcagTGACATATGCCActtcctacaaaaaaaattatataaagttATAAAGATATTTGAGTTTAGAGAAATGCTAGTAACGTAACGTACGTACTATTGACTCactttttaaaacacatttagtTATCAATTAACGAGTTTTTCTATCCctcattttatgatttttaataaatttaactgTTATCAATTAAATGATCTTTAATATGAGTTATAAGATAGTTATTGGATCCATATGTTTaagcttatattttaaaaaaatgtttctgataaaaaatattttttatgtattgatctaaattattttatcttaaaataacagttttttttttataattttaagaagcaaatcatgtatgtttcttaaaaaattacttttcttagaaaagtatttttaaattatttttttagatttaaaaaaaatcactaattataaaagttaacaaatttattattcacgattgttaaaaattcatttttttagaaaatcattttttaagttattttatttaagtttaaataaaatgattcattataaaaagttaataaatttatgatagtTTGTGATAtagtgataatataaaaaatatatacttttagaGTACATACATTATTTCTTgggtaaaatatgtttagtCACTTTGACTTGGTTAAAAATTGGCATTAGTTCTCATATTTTTACTTTGATTAATTTGACCCCGAATTTTGGAAAAATAGTGATTCTTTCATCACATACAGTTTTTACTGTaagtaaggataaaaaaaatacttctttttgaaaaaagCCAGCtggaatcaaaataattaaagttaaaatcCGAAGATTAAAATCAAGTTTTACTTAAAGTACATAAATGAAAACATATACGTattcaacatatatttttttattacaatatttttatttttacactgTCAGTACAAATCTAGGATTAAGCTGAACCAAACATTATGATGAGGACAAATCTAAAGACACTTCATCTTTGGAGGACTACCATCTTTGGAGGACAAATCTAAAGACACTTCATCTTTGGCTGTTTACTCTAAAAGGTCACGTAGATGAATAACACACCTGTTTCAGGAAAACATGCAGCTGAGGATGTGAATCTGGGTTGACAGTGACCTCAAAAAGTGGAATGAAAATATTGTTGAGCATGTTCTGGAATGATGTCACAATTCCCATTTCTTTGTACACATTGTACAACCGTGGAAGCAGCAAGACATTTATAAGAACTACCATCAATTGCTAACACTATATAATTGGCTGAGCAAATTAAGGCAATAAATGAAAAGCAGGAAAAGCTCCCCAAATTCTTATTATTTAGCAGTCCAAAATAATTTGTAGATTGGgagaaataataaattgttgCCATATCATTATGAGAAATAAAACCAATCTGTGCtctaaacaaataattaaagaataccTGAATCAACCAAACGACTGTTACGCATGAATTAAAGATGCCAGATACACAGGAAACACCAGCATCCATGGTGCAGAGGAAGGAAGAGACCAAGAGAAAGATAGTGAAACCCGTTTACCTGGCTGATTACGTGTAGCAGAGAAGGGTAGAATTGGAAGAGCACTTTTGCATATCAGCCTCAAATCTTGCTTGCACCGATCCTGCATAACAGAATATCGTTATTAGATTTCTATTAGATTCCTTTTGGATTTGGATAGAAATTCATACAATCTGTTAGAAGGAATTAGCCTATATATAGACATGTAAATAACCAAAGCAGgatatgagaaaaataatactTTCCTTCCTTGATCTTTCTTTCCCCCCTGTGCTGGAGGTTGCTGCCCTCGAAGTCAGCATCTTTTCTCTGTTTCCCTAACAATTGGTGCTTTTCATTGATGTCGGACTCCTCTTCCCCTCCCGATAGACTTGAGGATGCTCTCCTCCGGCTCACCCAACAACAATCCTCCATGACGGCCAAAATTGATGAACTCCTCATGTGCCTTCCTCCGTTCTTTCACCATACTCCTTCACCCGCTCCATCTTCCCAGCCTTCACCTTCACCTGCATCCATCCATAAGATGAAATTAGACGTACCCAGGTTCGATGGGTCAGACCCATCTGGTTGGATCTTTAAGATCAACCAGTTTTTTGAATATCACGATACCCCAGCCCATGAACGCTTAACTATTGCTTCGTTTTACATGGAGGGTCGAGCTTTAGCCTGGTTTCAGTGGATGACCAGTAACGGCCAGCTCACCTCGTGGCCAGTGTTCTTACAGGCCCTACAAACCCGTTTTGCCCCCTCCCCGTATGGAGACCCCATCGGAGCTCTTTTTAAACTCACTCAAAAGACCACTGTAAATGCTTACCTCGCGGAGTTTGAGGACCTGGCTAATCATGTGGTTGGCCTTCCGGCGCCGTTCCTCTTGCGGTGCTTCATCTCCGGCCTCTCGTTGGATATTCGCAGAGAAGTCAAGGCGTCGCAACCCTTGACGCTCTCCCAAGCCGCAGGGTTAGCTCGACTACAGGAGGATAAATTGTTGGATGCCAAGCCTTCCTCACGACCACGCCCACCATACTCACCCCCAGCCACCACCTACCGACAGCCCTCCCCCCTCAACCGCCCAGTTCCTTCCCCTGTTACTCAATCAGCACCCCTTCTCACCCTTCCCCCTCGACCTATCCAACCCGCCATGAAACGATTAACCCCGGAGGAGATTGCCTCCCGACGCGAGAAAGGCCTATGCTTCACGTGTGATGAGAAATACCACAGAGGTCACAAGTGTGCCTCTAGGGTATTTCTCTTCCTCGCTGAGGGAGATGAACCACCTAATACAGATATAGCCCACTTTGACCCACAACCCGAACCACCCGACCCGCCTTCACCTCATACCCCATCTATTTCAACTGACCTGGTCCAGGCCCAGATCAGTTTTAACTCATTGGCTGGACACGTGGCCCCGGAGACTTTACGTTTTGTAGGTCTTATGGCTGACCGGCAGGTGGTGCTCCTCGTCGACGGCGGGAGCACCCATAACTTCATCCAAGCAGAACTCGTTTCCCAGCTGGGTCTTCCCTGCCATTCCACTCTTCCCCTTCGAGTGATGGTGGGGAATGGTCAAAACTTAGAGTGCAATTCTGTCTGCCCCGATATCACAGTCACCATCCAATCGGTTCAATTCGTCGTGGACCTCCATGTCTTACCAATTTCAGGGGCTAATCTCGTGCTAGGGGTGGAGTGGTTAAAATCCCTAGGCCCAGTCCTCACGGATTACAATACCCTCACTATGCAGTTCTTCCACCAAGGTCGGTTGGTGGAATTGAAGGGGGATAACGACGCTAACCTCAGGCTCATCTCCTCTCCCCAATTTCATCGGCTTTATCGGCGCTAGGGGGACGGTGTTTGCTTCCAAATAACCATGCTCCCATCTGAGAATAACACCACAGACACCACCACCTTACCTAGCGAACTCCAATCCCTGTTACTCAAATATGATGCCCTGTTTCAGCAACAACAATCCCTGCCGCCACGCCGTGACACTGACCACCACATTCATTTGTTGCCACAATCATCGCCGGTCAACGTGCGACCTTACCGGTATCCCCATTTCCAGAAAAGGGAAATTGAGATACAAGTAGACATGATGCTTCAGAAGGGCCTGATACAGCCAAGCTCTAGCCCGTTTTCGTCCCCAGTTCTCCTTGTCAGAAAGCAAGATGGGTCTTGGAGGTTCTGCGTCGATTATCGGGCTCTGAACGCGGTGACTGTCAAGGACAGATTTCCGATCCCGATGATCGATGAACTTCTTGACGAATTGGGAGGCGCTTGTTATTTTTCCAAATTAGATTTGCTTCAAGGGTATCATCAAATACGCATGCACGAAGCAGATATTCCTAAGACGGCCTTTCGCACCCACCACGGCCACTATGAATTCCGAGTAATGCCGTTCGGGTTGTGTAACGCGCCTTCCTCGTTTCAATCCACGATGAACACTTTGTTTGGGCCATTTCTGAGACAATTCGTGATTGTATTCTTTGACGATATCCTGGTGTATAGCGCCTCGTTCCAGGATCATCTTCAACATCTCGAAACTGCGTTTCAGGTATTACTCCAGAATCAATTTGTACTGAAATTATCAAAATGTTCTTTTGCTCAGACTCAGGTCGAATACTTGGGACACCTTGTCTCTTACCGTGGAGTTGAACCAGTGGCCTCGAAGATATCTGTGATACAACAATGGCCGCTACCCAGAACCACCAAAGCTTTGCGAAGTTTTCTCGGCCTGGCTGGGTTTTACCGCCGGTTTATCCGGGGTTATGCTACGATTGCCGCACCTCTAGTAAAGGCTACCACGACTGATCCCCTGCAATGGTCTCAGTCAGCCCAAATTGCTTTTGATCGTCTTAAGGAAGCATTGTCCACAGCGCCGGTACTGGCCTTGCCGGACTTTACCAAGCCTTTCACATTAGAGACGGATGCATCCGGGGTTGGTATGGGTGCCGTACTTTCTCAACAGGGCCATCCTTTGGCTTTCTTTAGTAAGCCGTTCACGCCAAAACTCTTGTGTTCCTCGACATATGTCCGGGAGCTCTGTGCCATTACCACGGCGGTGCGGAAGTGGCGTCAATACTTACTTGGACACCACTTCACAATTATCACCGACCACCGTAGTCTTAAGGAGTTGCTGGGACAGGTCATACAAACGCCTGAACAACACCTGTACATGGCTCGCCTGTTGGGATATGATTACGATATTCAGTATCGTTCGGGCACGTGTAATCAAGCAACGGATGCCTTATCACGCTTACCAGACCCCAACGCTTCCCTGACAATGCTTCTCTCTGTTCCTTGtttatctttcctcaaggaattACGTAATCAGTTGAATGATAATGATGACTTCCAGACCCTTCGCCGGAATATTCTCTTGCACCCTCCTAATTTTCCAGATTACACTGTGACGCAGGATCTTATTCTTTACAGGTCACGTATCTGGCTTCCACGCGAATTACCCCTCATTCAGACCCTTCTTCAGGAGTTCCATTCCACTCCCACAGGTGGCCACGCCGGCGTCACGAAGACCACAACTCGAATTCTGGAAAATTTTTATTGGCCCAAACTCCGGGAGGATGTGGCGCGCTTTGTAGCTCAGTGCAAGGATTGTCAAATCACAAAATATGAGTCTAAGAAGACTGCAGGACTCTTGTGTCCCCTACCTACACCGCATCGCCCATGGGACGACTTGTccatgaaattctgatactggggacagatgtcgtacaggatgtcacgacatcacgcttcagaacatgcagattgtctttgactgtatgaacagattaaacaagtaaataacacaagagaattgttaacccagttcggtgcaacctcacctacatctgggggctaccaagccagggaggaaatccactaaaatagtgttagttcaaggtctaacaaccactgtttacaaccttctcacctaaccactacccgtgcgatctctacctaagagccactcttagatatgagaaaccccgctcactccctctcaaacactctcccgtgtttacaattaaatcaaagacacaccagagatcaactctgaacaaaagggatcaaccctacacactagagatcaactctacacacaagagatcaactctacacactcaggtccaacacttgatgctagggtaccatcaaggtggctcacaaaacactcaagtcccaaaactcacaaaataactcttcaatcccggacttggtacagaactcgtgcagcctccatgattatatagcaatgtgcgtttctgggctgcaactgcttgtgctggatgagatctatcattttcctgaaaatctgcacttaaagatctaaaagatacagtttgatcttttagtttttatctttaatctttaatccctgaacgaactcttctactttgaaattcgaactttaattatcttttaattcgttcctaaagatagatcatctaatctcttgctaactgcacaataatctgttaaagatataacagatttatgtgtccagtattttcgggcaagatgtcaggacatcgtatccgacatcgtggatcctgcagcttcaatgcttcatttgacattttatcttgacttatgcattgtgcagcaactccagtattttcgggcaggatgtcaggacattgtatccgacatcgtggatcctgcaacttcaattcttcatttgacattttatcttgccttgtgcattgtgcagcccgatcttattccttgacataacgttggacatcatgtgcagcaactccagctttccttcattgtctaagtgcttatgttttaacaaaatcttagccaatcttttaaaactccgtagagctaagcactaacaatctccccctttggcaaattttgtctaaaacatacttagacactccctgagcaggtacgagcagttatgcaagtgggatcagcaactttcattatcagagtaatcaagcacagcggaaattcttcaagttgcaaatctacaagtcttctccaggatgtcaagacatctcacgtgacatcagctttctgctccccctgtctcaaTGCTCtttcactgcagcatcttctatcagctactagtcttttcaggatgtcaagacatctcatgtgacatcaccattctgctccccctgtctccatgctcttactgcagcatcttctatcagctagtAGCTTACaccagtcatcatcagcagcagcagtttgtctccccctcaaaatcatatacatacaactccccctcaaaatcatgaatcatgcatacatcgtatcctactgtcatacatcatacatagtatcctactactcaacatcatgcataatagcaagcataatactattaatactattactccccctttttagacagaatttgacaaaagtagaatgcatgaacttaaggtgcaaatattacagaccaatagtaatcaattgttcaaagggacatgcccctataactagtaaaagcaaaaataaaggtctgatggtcatggggtggcttcagaatcatcatcatctggttctgtctcttctgctgcatcttcctcttcctcagctgcctcttcttgctcagctggatcttcttcttcctcagctgcttcaccatcatcaatgccactgtctgtgAGTCTTTcgatcagccgttccagctccattttcttctctgtggtggctttgatggttgcttccagcaccttgcatgtgtccttgagttcagcaatcagagcatccttggacacagcacctgaagcagctttccctgatgtcgagacaatgtctgggacatgtgtcccctcaaacagtttgtaatgcagggatagaggagattctctcttcatcacagagtcaatgttgtttaagatattgggatgttgactcaacataatgccacacaatacagtagggaaggcaatgggtaatttgacagcaaaagattctgaatgcttaacagtttgatcaaaaatatagtttccaaaattaaatttggacttggttccaacagcatacagaaatttacccaaacctgtggcaacagtggaagtatgattggtgggtacccagtttgcagctccaatcctgtgcagaattgcatacttcacacttagcttccctgcagaaagcttccctttctttggccaatgctggactcgtttggcagtgatttccttggcaatctgatgctcagaaacatcaatatccaccactccttcagtaggtctgcccaggtacttgttgatcacagcaggggagaatctaacacactttcctctgacaaacactttctgataatcatcaccttttctgtttgttatgtcagagggaatgttgacaatgaattccctgactaggccttcataacagtctcccaacttggtgactgtcttcagtagtccagcagccttgatgaggtccatgatttCCTTGCAagccaaggcatctcttcccagttctctttcaacagcAAGCCtccgttgatatacaaatttccacctttcaacattgccaatggagtggaatgagatgttgtccaatggtgcatcaggtacatttccaggcaccttcttcccagatttcttggccctctttgatgtcgagacatctagttcgacatcatcatcagaatcggatgaggaaatttctttcctcttcttggaagggattgtaACTTTGCTccttctggatgtggtaggagtgattggagtgctcttcttctgtgccatagttttgattcgtccagacctcttaatggggctttttccctttcggctttgtaacctttctgcaatgccaggtgccaacctgttggcaatgggttcctcatcagattcaacttcttctaggtcaatgaggtcacctggagcagattctggtgcccgtggtgcagggaTCTCCTCTGtcgcttgatcctcttcctctgttgattcctcttcactgggtgaagggaggacttcagcatttggagtggaagatgttggaacatctttatcaacatcaggcacagaaacattcggggtggaggatgttggaacatcttcatcagcatcaggcacagacgcatttttcagaatgttactcacaatactgcggatcttcttatccatctccgtgtctacttccctaggacttgttgcaaggctagggttttcagcaatcttcactccctgttgtcttctgggaaccagtttctcagggacagaagcttgaccaggaattatttgtatgggttggatgttgaattctggttgttcctggtgcggagatgatggtacagagggtgaaccaggagctgaagtttcttttggtgaggtagccatggaaaagcagaacgtttggaatggtttcgcaaatttctgagagctattgggaaatgctgaaGACGGgattaccacaacaatataagtttgaatgaggaatatagaggggcgtgtgaagcaacggtcgaattcgtTTTGGcttagtagtgaacgtgctattaatgttaagtgattcgtttgggcacgttcagattgcagtagctgctataattcctctagcagacaaatgcccagcttgcccctcagtttttcaaactgatttgcatccaatgcctttgtgaaaatatctgctatttgttcctcagtgtcaacatgctccagtgtgataactttatcatcaacaagctctctgatatagtgatgtctaatgtcaatgtgcttggttctgctgtgttgcacaggatttttagaaatattaatagcactcaagttgtcacagtataatgtcatgacatcttgttcgacattgtactccttgagcatctgcttcatccaaactagttgtgaacagctgcttcctgctgcaatatactcggcttctgcagtagatagggacacacagttctgcttcttgctgaaccatgaaataagattgttgcccagatagaagcatccaccagaagtgctttttctgtcatctgcacttccagcccaatcagcatcacaatacccaaccagcattgaacctgaacaatg of the Glycine max cultivar Williams 82 chromosome 13, Glycine_max_v4.0, whole genome shotgun sequence genome contains:
- the LOC102659768 gene encoding AMP deaminase, with product MFFLRGLNVSLSTDDPLQIHLTKEPLVEEYSIAASVWKLSSCNLCEIAHNSVYQSGFSHALKSHWIGKEYFKSGSRENDIQRTNIPHIRLEFRDKVWTYLWLNYLFNFL